The following proteins are encoded in a genomic region of Streptomyces collinus Tu 365:
- a CDS encoding polyprenyl synthetase family protein codes for MTVTPASLHRGRDATTPALRTALDLLDRRTRHQAAYHLGWITAAGAPTAADGGKAVRPALALLSAQAVGAPADTALPGAVAVELVHNFSLLHDDLMDGDEERRHRRTVWALWGASSAILTGDALLALAQEVLLDCGLPTAAAAAGLLARTTRRLIHGQVQDMAFEQRQHVTVEECLEMAAGKTGALLSASAAIGAVLAGAPRPVVDALALYGEQVGLAFQLTDDVLGIWGDPAATGKSVHSDLRARKKSLPVAHALNQGGTLGVELATWLAAPGRPDETELRRAADLIEAAGGRDWARAEAARRMALGEAALHGAGLDPGARDELLAVGRFIVHREV; via the coding sequence GTGACCGTCACCCCCGCCAGCCTGCACCGCGGCCGGGACGCCACCACCCCCGCGCTGCGCACCGCCCTCGACCTGCTCGACCGCAGGACCCGCCACCAGGCCGCCTACCACCTCGGCTGGATCACCGCGGCCGGCGCGCCGACCGCCGCCGACGGCGGCAAGGCCGTACGCCCCGCACTGGCCCTGCTGTCGGCCCAGGCGGTCGGCGCGCCCGCCGACACCGCGCTGCCCGGGGCCGTCGCCGTCGAACTGGTCCACAACTTCTCGCTGCTGCACGACGACCTGATGGACGGCGACGAGGAGCGCCGCCACCGCCGTACCGTCTGGGCGCTGTGGGGCGCCAGCAGCGCCATCCTCACCGGTGACGCGCTGCTGGCCCTCGCCCAGGAGGTGCTGCTCGACTGCGGGCTGCCCACCGCGGCCGCCGCGGCCGGCCTGCTCGCCCGCACCACCCGCCGGCTGATCCACGGCCAGGTCCAGGACATGGCCTTCGAGCAGCGCCAGCACGTGACGGTCGAGGAGTGCCTGGAGATGGCCGCCGGCAAGACCGGCGCACTGCTGTCGGCGAGCGCCGCGATCGGCGCGGTGCTGGCCGGCGCGCCCCGGCCCGTCGTGGACGCCCTCGCCCTCTACGGCGAACAGGTCGGGCTCGCCTTCCAGCTCACCGACGACGTCCTCGGCATCTGGGGCGACCCGGCCGCCACCGGCAAGTCCGTCCACTCCGACCTGCGCGCCCGCAAGAAGTCCCTGCCGGTCGCCCACGCGCTCAACCAGGGCGGCACCCTCGGCGTCGAGCTGGCCACCTGGCTCGCCGCGCCCGGCCGCCCCGACGAGACCGAACTGCGCCGCGCCGCCGACCTGATCGAGGCCGCGGGCGGCCGCGACTGGGCCCGGGCGGAGGCGGCCCGGCGGATGGCCCTGGGCGAGGCCGCGCTGCACGGGGCCGGTCTCGACCCCGGCGCCCGTGACGAGCTGCTGGCC